In the genome of Amyelois transitella isolate CPQ chromosome 25, ilAmyTran1.1, whole genome shotgun sequence, one region contains:
- the LOC106138033 gene encoding uncharacterized protein LOC106138033 isoform X1 gives MCASADKMYNQYTIGAIFIIFILCVHCDNAVNNNEVKEIYVPSAPQNLVTYLVTSNEILLSWAPPLTYTVALYSSPEKEPTTTTAPPKKQEPQSDEPINDVIEEPSDSIAPEKLKEDYSSYWINDKKNLNDEYPPDLDSYRSKREVRSHRHRKRRQDANNTEAKHLENEEYMETHSVYNYPIEVVKKSGTKQLKDTTQYAYVLYYEQGVARFDTVNVSGVQTSDQVKRQNVFSSDLGMEGYSRSTKNLTLLNTSGKVTKVVGFRLKNLKPFTPYKIWVRAFFNTEGVLSSDLHSRLSNKSEPLYVLTDVVPPSAPNILDIKCDLDKRNLYLQWRQPAEYNNSLDQYVVTVRKIPDLQPRTRLTLPTNKNDIETTISVEVDTWNNTSYEVKMYAATKSVARAHTVINGSESPPKEVSSEWCSTHSEAMSPPSEQGARSGGVSTAALLAVALIPILAALLLALVYWRCRSRLSKCISAAYNYLEEGGERAARAPLNAYKKPVAACSPVRAASSGAGSEAEAVSSPAPPPRMASPHHPAVPAAAFPRHVAALHADGDIGFSKEYEIVVTKSAALGHTSHHSHRPENRQKNRYLNITAYDHSRVCVSAGGRCGAAGCAGAGGAGGARCDYVNANFIDGMRPRLTRRALARLRRKLDRRARPHRQPSVKPAKPPPNLAEGIESAFLNIEFSGIVESDAEQNDSDSEPSDDDSELDNVYVDIDGVPTQVKLEWLVWRRRYIATQGPTPATLDAFWRMIWQHRVHTIVMITNLVERGRRKCDMYWPGGGRGSSSEYGGVHVTLLHEDVRAAYTVRHMRVKSGNKAPPVDDGDKDSESSQTSDTAPDGSRTVVQYHYTVWPDHGTPRHPLCVLPFVKAAQADPGTVLVHCSAGVGRTGTYIVLDAQLNQLKLTGTLSPLGFLCRARTQRNHLVQTEEQYVFVHDALLEHVRSGETDVEFHKAREYLAKLLEPISEEELAVLDLNSKSKSVQDLTNGDNETTSVKSSPIECSEKEVVENGSQMSIKTDELNSEQSKSQSSARDLDGDESKEGMMNGDEGEGVYDLAPRSTDTYSKKMQAYNNMSEVEKEEMRRVNRAENFAVLERMRSLARRHHTYQGPPPATLLEKQFQLITRSCVEPSVCARAVHNADKNRPGGILPSDSARVMLVPKPGVEGSEYVNASWVCGRRRLREYAVAQHPSGGGHELWRLLWDHTAQLVLLLSDTSDPECEVFWPTEDERELYVANFRASFVSKDIYVAHRKSDQKTPAESPIEPETNGYRRQESDCADDERLIPDNISPIPETEPAYRFDRTELRLERLSGNRDLSTRKSIANGDLFSSLADKKNGPKSPKSPSKMSLKNFKLSSPTKFKFPDWGHRTAGSPPDTAPPPPPVAPSLSVEEEAELRRPCYRFEKVDSVPDSIPSDRIIEVTNVSVHSLQDDYQLSVKFIKCAGWLEGDTTEYEAGRPDDNEFVRAVRQAADESEREEALDRLTHPYRDSFALIEFVAGCQMEYKNGPVVVVDKYGGWKAMNFCTLSSACGGARDPHTYDPQAAFRQPCDSRASLYCSSALAAHARCGTEQRPHSLPALLAAYCALARYTALLAARR, from the exons ATGTGCGCATCAGcagataaaatgtataatcaGTATACGATAGGagccatttttattatatttattttgtgcgtTCATTGTGATAATGCCGTTAATAACAACGAAGTTAAGGAAATTTATG TACCGTCCGCACCGCAGAATCTCGTGACGTACCTGGTGACATCCAACGAGATCCTACTGTCATGGGCCCCGCCACTGACCTACACGGTCGCCCTCTACTCAAGCCCGGAGAAGGAGCCCACTACCACAACTGCACCACCCAAAAAACAAGAACCACAATCTGACGAACCAATCAATGACGTAATCGAAGAACCGTCAGACTCAATAGCGCCGGAGAAACTCAAAGAAGATTACTCCTCTTACTGGATCAACGATAAGAAGAATTTGAATGACGAATACCCACCAGATTTGGACAGCTATAGAAGTAAAAGAGAAGTCAGGTCGCACAGACACAGAAAGAGACGGCAAGATGCGAACAATACCGAGGCGAAGCATCTTGAGAACGAGGAATATATGGAGACGCATTCGGTTTACAATTATCCTATTGAAGTAGTGAAGAAATCTGGTACAAAACAGTTGAAAGATACAACGCAGTACGCTTATGTTTTGTATTATGAGCAGGGTGTAGCTAGGTTTGATACTGTCAATGTGTCAGGGGTACAGACTTCGGATCAAGTGAAGAGGCAGAATGTGTTTTCGAGTGATCTGGGCATGGAGGGATACTCCAGGTCCACTAAGAATCTGACCCTGTTGAATACTTCGGGCAAAGTGACCAAAGTCGTCGGTTTTCGGTTGAAGAATTTAA aaCCTTTTACGCCATACAAAATCTGGGTCCGCGCGTTCTTCAACACGGAAGGAGTGCTGTCTTCGGATCTCCATTCGCGACTCAGCAACAAGTCTGAACCTCTTTACGTGCTGACTGACGTCGTGCCACCTTCAGCACCCAATATCTTGGACATCAAGTGCGATTTGGACAAAC GTAACCTATACCTCCAATGGCGCCAACCAGCGGAGTACAACAACTCCCTGGACCAGTACGTGGTCACCGTCAGGAAGATACCAGACCTACAGCCTCGGACTAGACTCACTCTGCCTACAAACAAGAACGATATCGAGACTACTATCAGTGTG GAGGTGGACACTTGGAACAACACGAGTTACGAGGTCAAGATGTACGCCGCCACGAAATCAGTCGCCAGGGCGCATACCGTCATCAACGGGTCAGAGTCACCTCCTAag GAGGTGTCAAGTGAATGGTGTTCCACCCACTCGGAAGCCATGTCTCCACCCAGCGAACAAGGCGCCCGTTCTGGCGGAGTTAGCACGGCCGCTTTGCTTGCGGTCGCGCTGATTCCCATACTGGCCGCTTTGCTTCTGGCGCTTGTCTATTGGAG GTGTAGATCTCGACTAAGCAAGTGCATCAGCGCCGCTTACAATTACCTGGAGGAGGGCGGAGAGAGGGCTGCCAGGGCGCCGCTGAACGCTTACAAGAAACCTG TAGCGGCGTGCTCCCCCGTGCGCGCGGCGAGCAGCGGCGCCGGCAGCGAGGCGGAGGCGGTGTCCTCCCCCGCGCCGCCCCCCCGCATGGCCTCCCCCCACCACCCCGCCGTGCCCGCCGCCGCCTTCCCGCGACACGTGGCCGCGCTGCACGCCGACGGCGACATCGGCTTCAG CAAAGAATACGAGATAGTGGTGACGAAGTCTGCGGCGCTGGGTCACACCAGCCACCACAGCCACCGCCCAGAGAACAGACAGAAGAACCGCTACCTCAATATTACTGCTT ACGACCACTCGCGCGTGTGCGTGTCGGCGGGCGGGCGCTGCGGCGCGGCGGGctgcgcgggcgcgggcggcgcgggcggcgcgcgctGCGACTACGTCAACGCCAACTTCATCGACGGCATGCGCCCGCGCCTCACGCGCCGCGCGCTCGCGAGGCTGCGCCGCAAGCTGGACCGGCGCGCCAGGCCGCACAG GCAACCCTCAGTGAAACCGGCGAAGCCCCCGCCGAACCTCGCGGAAGGCATAGAGTCAGCGTTCCTCAACATAGAGTTCTCCGGCATAGTGGAGTCTGACGCCGAGCAGAACGACTCTGACAGCGAGCCGAGTGACGACGATAGCGAGCTGGACAATGTTTATGTGGATATAG ATGGCGTTCCAACCCAAGTGAAACTAGAGTGGCTAGTGTGGCGTCGGCGGTATATCGCCACTCAAGGTCCCACGCCGGCAACACTGGACGCTTTCTGGCGAATGATATGGCAACATCGGGTGCACACCATCGTGATGATTACCAACCTCGTCGAGAGAGGCAGG CGTAAATGCGACATGTACTGGCCTGGTGGGGGTCGTGGAAGCTCTTCGGAATACGGCGGCGTCCACGTCACGTTGTTGCATGAAGATGTTAGGGCCGCTTATACTGTGAGGCATATGAGAGTGAAGAGCGGCAACAAGGCGCCGCCTGTTGATGATGGCGATAAG GACAGCGAATCGTCCCAGACATCGGACACGGCGCCGGACGGGTCCCGCACGGTGGTGCAGTACCACTACACGGTGTGGCCCGACCACGGCACCCCGCGCCACCCGCTGTGCGTGCTGCCGTTCGTGAAGGCGGCGCAGGCGGACCCTGGGACCGTGCTGGTGCATTGCAG CGCGGGAGTCGGCCGCACGGGTACCTACATAGTTCTAGACGCGCAGCTCAACCAGCTCAAACTGACCGGGACCCTATCCCCACTTGGGTTCCTCTGCCGAGCGCGAACCCAAAGGAACCACTTAGTCCAAACCGAGGAGCAGTACGTGTTCGTCCACGACGCCTTACTGGAACACGTGCGGTCAGGAGAAACCGACGTGGAGTTCCACAAAGCGAGAGAATATTTAGCCAAACTGCTCGAGCCAATCAGCGAGGAGGAATTGGCCGTTCTAGATTTAAATTCCAAATCCAAAAGCGTTCAAGATCTGACCAATGGCGACAATGAAACAACAAGCGTCAAGTCTAGTCCGATAGAATGCAGCGAGAAGGAGGTAGTTGAGAATGGTAGTCAGATGTCTATAAAGACTGATGAGTTGAACAGTGAGCAGAGTAAGTCCCAGTCTTCAGCGAGGGACCTGGACGGGGACGAGTCGAAGGAGGGGATGATGAACGGGGACGAGGGGGAGGGGGTGTACGATTTGGCTCCGAGGTCGACGGACACGTATAGTAAGAAGATGCAAGCGTATAATAATATGAGCGAAGTTGAGAAGGAGGAAATGAGGAG aGTGAACCGAGCTGAGAATTTCGCTGTATTGGAGCGCATGCGCTCGCTCGCCCGCAGGCACCACACGTACCAGGGCCCGCCGCCGGCCACTCTGCTGGAGAAGCAGTTCCAG TTGATAACCCGATCGTGTGTGGAGCCCAGCGTTTGCGCGCGGGCCGTCCATAATGCTGACAAGAACCGCCCTGGAGGCATCCTGCCTTCAGACTCCGCCAGGGTCATGCTGGTTCCCAAGCCGGGAGTCGAAG GCAGCGAATACGTGAACGCGTCCTGGGTTTGCGGCCGGCGTCGACTCCGGGAGTACGCCGTGGCCCAGCATCCCTCGGGAGGGGGTCACGAGCTGTGGCGGCTGCTGTGGGACCACACCGCCCAGCTCGTGCTGCTGCTGTCCGACACCAGCGACCCG GAGTGCGAGGTGTTCTGGCCGACAGAAGACGAACGAGAGCTATACGTGGCTAACTTCAGAGCGAGTTTCGTGTCCAAAGATATTTACGTAGCCCACCGGAAGTCTGACCAGAAAACGCCAGCGGAATCCCCTATAGAGCCAGAGACAAACGGCTACAGACGGCAAGAGAGCGATTGCGCGGACGACGAGAGATTAATACCGGATAATATATCACCGATCCCAGAAACCGAACCGGCTTACCGATTCGACAGAACGGAACTGAGACTAGAAAGACTGAGCGGCAATCGCGATTTGTCGACGAGGAAATCGATAGCGAACGGCGATCTATTCTCGTCACTCGCCGACAAGAAAAATGGTCCTAAATCGCCTAAGAGTCCGTCGAAAATGTCGCTGAAAAACTTCAAATTGAGTTCTCCGACGAAGTTTAAATTCCCCGATTGGGGTCATCGCACTGCTGGTTCCCCTCCAGACACGGCCCCGCCCCCTCCCCCAGTGGCGCCATCTTTGTCCGTTGAAGAGGAAGCGGAACTACGCCGACCGTGTTATAGATTCGAAAAGGTCGACAGTGTTCCCGACAGTATACCTTCAGATAGAATTATCGAAGTTACAAATGTTAGTGTCCATTCACTTCAAGACGATTATCAATTGAGTGTTAAGTTTATAAAGTGCGCGGGTTGGCTCGAAGGGGATACTACTGAGTACGAGGCGGGTAGGCCTGATGATAACGAGTTTGTGAGGGCAGTGAGACAGGCTGCGGACGAGAGTGAGAGGGAAGAGGCGCTGGACAGGCTCACTCACCCGTACAGAGACTCGTTCGCGCTGATTGAGTTTGTCGCTGGCTGTCAGATGGAGTACAAGAATGGACCGGTCGTTGTCGTTGACAA GTACGGCGGCTGGAAAGCGATGAACTTCTGCACGCTCAGCTCGGCCTGCGGCGGCGCCCGAGACCCGCACACGTACGACCCGCAGGCCGCCTTCCGGCAGCCCTGCGACAGCCGCGCCTCGCTCTACTGCAGCAGCGCGCTCGCGGCGCACGCGCGCTGCGGCACCGAGCAGCGGCCGCACTCGCTGCCCGCGCTGCTGGCCGCGTACTGCGCGCTAGCTCGCTACACGGCGCTGCTGGCCGCTCGCAGGTGA
- the LOC106138033 gene encoding uncharacterized protein LOC106138033 isoform X2, with translation MCASADKMYNQYTIGAIFIIFILCVHCDNAVNNNEVKEIYVPSAPQNLVTYLVTSNEILLSWAPPLTYTVALYSSPEKEPTTTTAPPKKQEPQSDEPINDVIEEPSDSIAPEKLKEDYSSYWINDKKNLNDEYPPDLDSYRSKREVRSHRHRKRRQDANNTEAKHLENEEYMETHSVYNYPIEVVKKSGTKQLKDTTQYAYVLYYEQGVARFDTVNVSGVQTSDQVKRQNVFSSDLGMEGYSRSTKNLTLLNTSGKVTKVVGFRLKNLKPFTPYKIWVRAFFNTEGVLSSDLHSRLSNKSEPLYVLTDVVPPSAPNILDIKCDLDKRNLYLQWRQPAEYNNSLDQYVVTVRKIPDLQPRTRLTLPTNKNDIETTISVEVDTWNNTSYEVKMYAATKSVARAHTVINGSESPPKEVSSEWCSTHSEAMSPPSEQGARSGGVSTAALLAVALIPILAALLLALVYWRSRLSKCISAAYNYLEEGGERAARAPLNAYKKPVAACSPVRAASSGAGSEAEAVSSPAPPPRMASPHHPAVPAAAFPRHVAALHADGDIGFSKEYEIVVTKSAALGHTSHHSHRPENRQKNRYLNITAYDHSRVCVSAGGRCGAAGCAGAGGAGGARCDYVNANFIDGMRPRLTRRALARLRRKLDRRARPHRQPSVKPAKPPPNLAEGIESAFLNIEFSGIVESDAEQNDSDSEPSDDDSELDNVYVDIDGVPTQVKLEWLVWRRRYIATQGPTPATLDAFWRMIWQHRVHTIVMITNLVERGRRKCDMYWPGGGRGSSSEYGGVHVTLLHEDVRAAYTVRHMRVKSGNKAPPVDDGDKDSESSQTSDTAPDGSRTVVQYHYTVWPDHGTPRHPLCVLPFVKAAQADPGTVLVHCSAGVGRTGTYIVLDAQLNQLKLTGTLSPLGFLCRARTQRNHLVQTEEQYVFVHDALLEHVRSGETDVEFHKAREYLAKLLEPISEEELAVLDLNSKSKSVQDLTNGDNETTSVKSSPIECSEKEVVENGSQMSIKTDELNSEQSKSQSSARDLDGDESKEGMMNGDEGEGVYDLAPRSTDTYSKKMQAYNNMSEVEKEEMRRVNRAENFAVLERMRSLARRHHTYQGPPPATLLEKQFQLITRSCVEPSVCARAVHNADKNRPGGILPSDSARVMLVPKPGVEGSEYVNASWVCGRRRLREYAVAQHPSGGGHELWRLLWDHTAQLVLLLSDTSDPECEVFWPTEDERELYVANFRASFVSKDIYVAHRKSDQKTPAESPIEPETNGYRRQESDCADDERLIPDNISPIPETEPAYRFDRTELRLERLSGNRDLSTRKSIANGDLFSSLADKKNGPKSPKSPSKMSLKNFKLSSPTKFKFPDWGHRTAGSPPDTAPPPPPVAPSLSVEEEAELRRPCYRFEKVDSVPDSIPSDRIIEVTNVSVHSLQDDYQLSVKFIKCAGWLEGDTTEYEAGRPDDNEFVRAVRQAADESEREEALDRLTHPYRDSFALIEFVAGCQMEYKNGPVVVVDKYGGWKAMNFCTLSSACGGARDPHTYDPQAAFRQPCDSRASLYCSSALAAHARCGTEQRPHSLPALLAAYCALARYTALLAARR, from the exons ATGTGCGCATCAGcagataaaatgtataatcaGTATACGATAGGagccatttttattatatttattttgtgcgtTCATTGTGATAATGCCGTTAATAACAACGAAGTTAAGGAAATTTATG TACCGTCCGCACCGCAGAATCTCGTGACGTACCTGGTGACATCCAACGAGATCCTACTGTCATGGGCCCCGCCACTGACCTACACGGTCGCCCTCTACTCAAGCCCGGAGAAGGAGCCCACTACCACAACTGCACCACCCAAAAAACAAGAACCACAATCTGACGAACCAATCAATGACGTAATCGAAGAACCGTCAGACTCAATAGCGCCGGAGAAACTCAAAGAAGATTACTCCTCTTACTGGATCAACGATAAGAAGAATTTGAATGACGAATACCCACCAGATTTGGACAGCTATAGAAGTAAAAGAGAAGTCAGGTCGCACAGACACAGAAAGAGACGGCAAGATGCGAACAATACCGAGGCGAAGCATCTTGAGAACGAGGAATATATGGAGACGCATTCGGTTTACAATTATCCTATTGAAGTAGTGAAGAAATCTGGTACAAAACAGTTGAAAGATACAACGCAGTACGCTTATGTTTTGTATTATGAGCAGGGTGTAGCTAGGTTTGATACTGTCAATGTGTCAGGGGTACAGACTTCGGATCAAGTGAAGAGGCAGAATGTGTTTTCGAGTGATCTGGGCATGGAGGGATACTCCAGGTCCACTAAGAATCTGACCCTGTTGAATACTTCGGGCAAAGTGACCAAAGTCGTCGGTTTTCGGTTGAAGAATTTAA aaCCTTTTACGCCATACAAAATCTGGGTCCGCGCGTTCTTCAACACGGAAGGAGTGCTGTCTTCGGATCTCCATTCGCGACTCAGCAACAAGTCTGAACCTCTTTACGTGCTGACTGACGTCGTGCCACCTTCAGCACCCAATATCTTGGACATCAAGTGCGATTTGGACAAAC GTAACCTATACCTCCAATGGCGCCAACCAGCGGAGTACAACAACTCCCTGGACCAGTACGTGGTCACCGTCAGGAAGATACCAGACCTACAGCCTCGGACTAGACTCACTCTGCCTACAAACAAGAACGATATCGAGACTACTATCAGTGTG GAGGTGGACACTTGGAACAACACGAGTTACGAGGTCAAGATGTACGCCGCCACGAAATCAGTCGCCAGGGCGCATACCGTCATCAACGGGTCAGAGTCACCTCCTAag GAGGTGTCAAGTGAATGGTGTTCCACCCACTCGGAAGCCATGTCTCCACCCAGCGAACAAGGCGCCCGTTCTGGCGGAGTTAGCACGGCCGCTTTGCTTGCGGTCGCGCTGATTCCCATACTGGCCGCTTTGCTTCTGGCGCTTGTCTATTGGAG ATCTCGACTAAGCAAGTGCATCAGCGCCGCTTACAATTACCTGGAGGAGGGCGGAGAGAGGGCTGCCAGGGCGCCGCTGAACGCTTACAAGAAACCTG TAGCGGCGTGCTCCCCCGTGCGCGCGGCGAGCAGCGGCGCCGGCAGCGAGGCGGAGGCGGTGTCCTCCCCCGCGCCGCCCCCCCGCATGGCCTCCCCCCACCACCCCGCCGTGCCCGCCGCCGCCTTCCCGCGACACGTGGCCGCGCTGCACGCCGACGGCGACATCGGCTTCAG CAAAGAATACGAGATAGTGGTGACGAAGTCTGCGGCGCTGGGTCACACCAGCCACCACAGCCACCGCCCAGAGAACAGACAGAAGAACCGCTACCTCAATATTACTGCTT ACGACCACTCGCGCGTGTGCGTGTCGGCGGGCGGGCGCTGCGGCGCGGCGGGctgcgcgggcgcgggcggcgcgggcggcgcgcgctGCGACTACGTCAACGCCAACTTCATCGACGGCATGCGCCCGCGCCTCACGCGCCGCGCGCTCGCGAGGCTGCGCCGCAAGCTGGACCGGCGCGCCAGGCCGCACAG GCAACCCTCAGTGAAACCGGCGAAGCCCCCGCCGAACCTCGCGGAAGGCATAGAGTCAGCGTTCCTCAACATAGAGTTCTCCGGCATAGTGGAGTCTGACGCCGAGCAGAACGACTCTGACAGCGAGCCGAGTGACGACGATAGCGAGCTGGACAATGTTTATGTGGATATAG ATGGCGTTCCAACCCAAGTGAAACTAGAGTGGCTAGTGTGGCGTCGGCGGTATATCGCCACTCAAGGTCCCACGCCGGCAACACTGGACGCTTTCTGGCGAATGATATGGCAACATCGGGTGCACACCATCGTGATGATTACCAACCTCGTCGAGAGAGGCAGG CGTAAATGCGACATGTACTGGCCTGGTGGGGGTCGTGGAAGCTCTTCGGAATACGGCGGCGTCCACGTCACGTTGTTGCATGAAGATGTTAGGGCCGCTTATACTGTGAGGCATATGAGAGTGAAGAGCGGCAACAAGGCGCCGCCTGTTGATGATGGCGATAAG GACAGCGAATCGTCCCAGACATCGGACACGGCGCCGGACGGGTCCCGCACGGTGGTGCAGTACCACTACACGGTGTGGCCCGACCACGGCACCCCGCGCCACCCGCTGTGCGTGCTGCCGTTCGTGAAGGCGGCGCAGGCGGACCCTGGGACCGTGCTGGTGCATTGCAG CGCGGGAGTCGGCCGCACGGGTACCTACATAGTTCTAGACGCGCAGCTCAACCAGCTCAAACTGACCGGGACCCTATCCCCACTTGGGTTCCTCTGCCGAGCGCGAACCCAAAGGAACCACTTAGTCCAAACCGAGGAGCAGTACGTGTTCGTCCACGACGCCTTACTGGAACACGTGCGGTCAGGAGAAACCGACGTGGAGTTCCACAAAGCGAGAGAATATTTAGCCAAACTGCTCGAGCCAATCAGCGAGGAGGAATTGGCCGTTCTAGATTTAAATTCCAAATCCAAAAGCGTTCAAGATCTGACCAATGGCGACAATGAAACAACAAGCGTCAAGTCTAGTCCGATAGAATGCAGCGAGAAGGAGGTAGTTGAGAATGGTAGTCAGATGTCTATAAAGACTGATGAGTTGAACAGTGAGCAGAGTAAGTCCCAGTCTTCAGCGAGGGACCTGGACGGGGACGAGTCGAAGGAGGGGATGATGAACGGGGACGAGGGGGAGGGGGTGTACGATTTGGCTCCGAGGTCGACGGACACGTATAGTAAGAAGATGCAAGCGTATAATAATATGAGCGAAGTTGAGAAGGAGGAAATGAGGAG aGTGAACCGAGCTGAGAATTTCGCTGTATTGGAGCGCATGCGCTCGCTCGCCCGCAGGCACCACACGTACCAGGGCCCGCCGCCGGCCACTCTGCTGGAGAAGCAGTTCCAG TTGATAACCCGATCGTGTGTGGAGCCCAGCGTTTGCGCGCGGGCCGTCCATAATGCTGACAAGAACCGCCCTGGAGGCATCCTGCCTTCAGACTCCGCCAGGGTCATGCTGGTTCCCAAGCCGGGAGTCGAAG GCAGCGAATACGTGAACGCGTCCTGGGTTTGCGGCCGGCGTCGACTCCGGGAGTACGCCGTGGCCCAGCATCCCTCGGGAGGGGGTCACGAGCTGTGGCGGCTGCTGTGGGACCACACCGCCCAGCTCGTGCTGCTGCTGTCCGACACCAGCGACCCG GAGTGCGAGGTGTTCTGGCCGACAGAAGACGAACGAGAGCTATACGTGGCTAACTTCAGAGCGAGTTTCGTGTCCAAAGATATTTACGTAGCCCACCGGAAGTCTGACCAGAAAACGCCAGCGGAATCCCCTATAGAGCCAGAGACAAACGGCTACAGACGGCAAGAGAGCGATTGCGCGGACGACGAGAGATTAATACCGGATAATATATCACCGATCCCAGAAACCGAACCGGCTTACCGATTCGACAGAACGGAACTGAGACTAGAAAGACTGAGCGGCAATCGCGATTTGTCGACGAGGAAATCGATAGCGAACGGCGATCTATTCTCGTCACTCGCCGACAAGAAAAATGGTCCTAAATCGCCTAAGAGTCCGTCGAAAATGTCGCTGAAAAACTTCAAATTGAGTTCTCCGACGAAGTTTAAATTCCCCGATTGGGGTCATCGCACTGCTGGTTCCCCTCCAGACACGGCCCCGCCCCCTCCCCCAGTGGCGCCATCTTTGTCCGTTGAAGAGGAAGCGGAACTACGCCGACCGTGTTATAGATTCGAAAAGGTCGACAGTGTTCCCGACAGTATACCTTCAGATAGAATTATCGAAGTTACAAATGTTAGTGTCCATTCACTTCAAGACGATTATCAATTGAGTGTTAAGTTTATAAAGTGCGCGGGTTGGCTCGAAGGGGATACTACTGAGTACGAGGCGGGTAGGCCTGATGATAACGAGTTTGTGAGGGCAGTGAGACAGGCTGCGGACGAGAGTGAGAGGGAAGAGGCGCTGGACAGGCTCACTCACCCGTACAGAGACTCGTTCGCGCTGATTGAGTTTGTCGCTGGCTGTCAGATGGAGTACAAGAATGGACCGGTCGTTGTCGTTGACAA GTACGGCGGCTGGAAAGCGATGAACTTCTGCACGCTCAGCTCGGCCTGCGGCGGCGCCCGAGACCCGCACACGTACGACCCGCAGGCCGCCTTCCGGCAGCCCTGCGACAGCCGCGCCTCGCTCTACTGCAGCAGCGCGCTCGCGGCGCACGCGCGCTGCGGCACCGAGCAGCGGCCGCACTCGCTGCCCGCGCTGCTGGCCGCGTACTGCGCGCTAGCTCGCTACACGGCGCTGCTGGCCGCTCGCAGGTGA